One segment of Candidatus Margulisiibacteriota bacterium DNA contains the following:
- a CDS encoding YtxH domain-containing protein — translation MREREYGGGIFLEGLLLGAVLGGVLGVLFAPQSGEKTRQWLKEVKADNQDIIDDGVKNVENLVTSAKQIIDDKIRKIEEKLNKKDDKKNK, via the coding sequence ATGCGGGAGAGAGAATACGGCGGCGGGATTTTTTTAGAGGGCCTTTTGCTTGGCGCGGTGCTGGGCGGCGTGCTGGGTGTTCTGTTTGCCCCGCAGTCCGGCGAGAAAACCCGCCAGTGGCTCAAAGAAGTTAAGGCGGATAATCAGGATATTATCGACGATGGCGTGAAAAACGTGGAAAATCTAGTCACGTCGGCCAAACAAATCATCGACGATAAGATCCGCAAGATCGAGGAAAAATTAAATAAAAAAGACGACAAAAAAAATAAGTAG